The region TGGAAGGAAAAGAGGATGTGCTTGATGAGGCGGAAAGAAAGACTTTGGTTCAAATGATTCTGGAAGCCGAAAGCTTCGCTATCCGCCTGGAGAGAAAAGGGATCTCGTTCCGCGAGTTTATTTCGGCAAAAAATGCCGAAGGCAGGCTTCCTCAGTTTCAGATTGACTTGGCGGATGGAGTGCGTTTTGTATACAGCACAAGCGAGTTTGAAGCCCTTAAGAAGGCCGATGAAGTGCGTCAGCGCAGTATACACGAAGAGACGATTCGTGAAATTCCGGTGGAAGAGCTGACGGAAGAGATGAAGATCTTTAAGCCAAAGCGCCTACATTTCATCGAGCTTTATGAAGAGAACTCCCTAAGAGATTTGCAAGAAAAGCTCTCCCGCTATGGGCTCATGCTGGAAGATTATTCGGTGGCAAGAAAGAACCTGATCACGGTGAAAGAAGATGAAGGGCGCGAGCATCCCTTCGCCACCTTGAAAGAGATTGGCGATTTCATCCGCGCAAACGGGCGCAAGGGAATCGAAATTCAGCGATACAAAGGTCTTGGTGAGATGAACGCTGACCAGCTCTGGGAAACCACGATGGACCCGGCCAAGAGAACGTTGGTCAAAATCACTCTCGAAGATGTCGTGGCGGCCGATCAGATGTTCACGATGCTTATGGGAGAAGAGGTGGCGCCCCGCCGTGTCTTTATTGAAAAGCACGCCCTGTCCGTTGAAAATTTAGATATATAAAGCCAGAAATTCCGGAGTTGATCGATGTCCTACACCGAGCATGAACATATCGTAACGAGAAACGTCGAAGACGAAGTCAAGGGTAGTTACCTGCGCTACTCGATGTCTGTCATCATCTCGAGAGCCCTTCCCGATGCACGGGACGGATTGAAACCATCGCAAAGACGTATCTTGTTCGCGATGCGCCAGCTCAACTTAAGCCCAAATGCAAAGTTCCGTAAGTGCGCTAAAATCTCAGGCGACACATCCGGTGACTACCACCCGCACGGCGAACAGGTGATCTATCCGACGCTTGTCCGTATGGCTCAGGACTGGGTGATGCGGTATACGTTGATTCAGGGTCAAGGAAACTTCGGTTCCGTCGACGGTGACCCTCCCGCTGCGATGCGTTATACGGAGGCGAAGCTGACGCACGCTGCAGTCCAGTTGATGGACGATCTCGACAAAGAGACCGTCTCGATGGTTCCGAACTACGACGAAACGAAGGTGGAGCCCTCCGTGTTTCCAGCGAAGTTTCCGAACTTGGTTTGCAACGGATCCTCCGGTATTGCAGTCGGTATGGCCACTAACATCCCACCGCACAACCTTAAGGAAGTGTGCAAAGCTGTGCAGCTCATCTTGGCCAACCCTCAGGTTACCATTGACGAGATCGCTTCCGTGATGCCCGGACCCGATTTTCCGACAGGGGGTGTCATCTGCGGACAGCGCGGCATTCGCGAAGCATACCATACTGGAAGGGGGAAGATCATCCTCCGCGGTGTTTTGAATGTCGAAAAGGTGGAAGACAGTCATGACAGAGAGAGGATCATCATTGAAGAGATCCCTTATAACGTCAACAAATCTAGGTTGATCGAAGCAATTGCCGATCTAATCAATTCCAAGCAGATTACTGCTATCTCGGATATCCGCGACGAGTCGGACAAAGACGGTCTCAGGATTGCCATTGATTTGAAACGGGGAGAGATCGCCGAAGTTGTCATCAACCAGCTCTATAAGTTTAGTGATCTGGAAATCACCTTTGGCTGCAACATGCTGGCCCTCGATAAGGGTCTTCCCAAAACTATGAACATCAAACAGATGCTCACCGCATGGGTGGAGCACCGTATTGATGTTATCAAGAAGCGAACCAACTTTGAGTTGCATAAAGCCGAAGCGCGCGCTCACATCCTTGAAGGTTACCTGAAAGCGATTGACCATCTCGACGAAGTTGTTAAGGTCATCCGCGCAAGTTCTTCTCGTGACGAGGCGAAGACCGCACTGATGAGTCAATGGGAGTTTACCGACAGGCAAGCCAACGCAGTGCTAGACTTAAGGCTTTATCAGCTTACCGGACTCGAACACGACAAGATCAACACCGAGTATCAGGATCTGCTTAAAAAAATCGAACACCTGCGCTCTGTCTTGGCCAGCGATGAGATGGTGAAGGACATCATCCGTGAAGAGATGGACGAGTTGATTAAGCAAAGTCCGGCAGACAGGATGACGAAAATCGTCTCCTATGAGAGTGATGTTGAGATGGAGGATCTGATCGCCGATACAGAGGTTTTGATCACCATTTCGGAAGATGATTACATTAAGAGAATGCCGATAGATACCTTCCGCGAGCAAAAGCGGGGAGGTCAGGGAGTCGCAGGCGTCAAGCTTAAAAAAGAAGACGATGCGATCAAGAGCCTCTACACGGCTTCGATGCACGACTATTTGCTGATCTTTACGACTCACGGAAGATGCCTCTGGCTGAAAGTGTGGCAGATCCCGGAAGGCAGCAGGACAGCGAAAGGTAAACCGCTAATCAATCTGCTTGCAGACTTGCAGGAGAACGAACGCATCGCGACGATCTTAAAGACTCGCAACTTTAAAGAAGAGGCGGATATCATCATGGCAACGGAGAAAGGAGTTGTCAAGCGCAGCGAACTTTCCCATTTCAGCAATCCCAGAAAGCGAGGTATTATCGCGCTCGCTATCGATGAAGGCGATGCCCTGGTAGCGGCCCGTCTGATTGGCAAGTCGGAAAAGGCGATGCTGTTCACCTATCACGGGATGGCCGTTCGCTTTGACGAAAGCAAGGTGCGTCCGATGGGGCGGCAGGCACGCGGGGTCAAAGGTGCGACTTTGAAAGATGAGTCTGACCGTGTGATTGCTCTTGAAGTGGTCAAAGGATCTGAGTCGATCTTGGTGGTTTGTGAAAACGGATTTGGCAAGCGTTCCCAGGTAGAAGACTTTAGGGAGACAAACAGAGGCAGCTCCGGTGTGCGCTCCATTATCACGAGTGAAAGAAATGGTAACGTGATTGCTGCCCTCCGCGTCGATGACAATGACAGCATCGTTCTGATGAGTGCCTCCGGCCAGACGGTGCGTATCAGCATGAAAGATGTGCGCGTCATGGGCCGCAATACGCAAGGGGTCAAGCTCGCCAACGTTAAAGAGGGAGATTCCCTGGTGAGCGTGCAGAAGCTTCAGCATGCCGACGAAGAGGTCATCGAGGCTTCGGAGCCAGCTACTACCCCGCAGTAGCGTCATGGGCATGAAGAAAGGTTATTTTATTACCCTGGAAGGCGGAGAGGGAAGCGGAAAGACTACGTTGGTCCAGGGACTTAAAAAATGGCTGGAATCCCAAGGATTCGAGGTCGTATCCACAAGGGAGCCGGGTGGTACGGCGCTTGGTGAGAAAATACGCGAGATACTGCTATCTTCTCACAAGATGCGCATCGGTTCGCTAGCGGAGCTTTTTCTTTTCTTAGCTTCAAGAGCGCAGCATCTCGAAGAGATTGTTGCGCCTTCGATCAAGAGAGGCGCTGTCGTTCTTTGCGATCGATTCAATGACTCCACAGTTGCCTATCAGGGGGCCGCGAGAGGCCTTGGCGTCGATCAGGTCAGGAGCCTTTGCAGCGCAGCCTGCCGGGAGAATGTTCCTGATTGCACCCTGCTTCTCGACATTGACCCACGAGTTGGACTTGAGCGATCGAAGGCAACGGGCAAGCTCGAAGCATCTCCGGGGGCGCATGACAGAATCGAGAGCGAAGCGTTGAATTTTCATGTGACCGTCAGAGAGGCCCTTCTTGAGGAAGCAAAGAGAGACCCCATGCGCATCAAGGTCTTGGATGCATCCCTGTCCAAAGACAAGCTTCTGAACGATGCCTGTCATCAGCTTCAGAAGATTTTTTCGGGCGCTTAAAACAGTCAAGCAGCGACATGGACGATTTATTTTCCCATTTAATAGGCAATCAGCGGATCAAGAGCAACTTAACGAACGCTCTGCATAAGGGAGCCTTTGGCCAATCCCTCTGTTTTCAGGGAAAAGAGGGTATCGGTAAAAGCCTTTTTGCAAGGGCTTTCGCCAAAGGTATCTTCTCGTCCGATATTCCGGGATTTTTAGCCAGGCATCCGACTGTTGCCTATACGCATCCGGATCTTGTAGAGCTCAAGCCTGCCGGAAAGATTGGTCAGCACCCGATAGAGTCGGTGAGACGCTTCTGTGAAGAGGTATACATTGCCCCTTATGAGGCACAACACAAAGTGTTTATCATCCACGATGCGGAGAGAATGCTTCCAACCAGCGCCAACGCTCTCTTAAAAACACTGGAAGAGCCCCCGGCGGGGGTCATCATTATTTTGCTCACCGAGTCGCTGCAATCTCTGCTGCCGACGATCAGGTCGAGGCTTCAGACTCTCTATTTTGAGTCGGTTGACAAAGAGGAGATTTCCGTTTTTTTGCAACAAAGCCATGGCTTGAGCAGAGAGGAGGCGGATAAAATCTCGTTGGAGTCTTTCGGTTCGGTTGGACGTGCGCTGAATCTCCATCGCGGTGAAAGAGACCTCTCCGAAGACTTGATCCGCTTCCTGATGAAGGGCAGAAAGAGCTATGTCGAGCTTAAACAGTTCATCAATGAACTCGACGGAAGGCACGCTCTTAAAAGAAAGGAAGCCGAAGAAGCCCTTTTAAAGGCACTCTGCGAGACCTATCGGGAGGGCGACCTTTCTGCCAAACAGCGGCAGGAGATGGAAAAACAGGCGGAGGGCATGAGCGCAGTGGAGTCGTTGCGCGAGTCAAAAAGCATTCTCTTATCACTCCTCTTTTTTTTCAGGGATCTTCACGTGATCTACCATGGCGGGCAGGAGTCTTTTCTTGCATTCCGCGAAAATGCCTGTAAGCTCTTTGACCTCGCGACAGCAAAAGAGCCGATTCCCATCGAAAAGGTGGAGGCAGCGGTGGCCGAATCGATAATAGCGCTGGAAAGATCCACACCGCTTGCAGCGTGCCTCGAAAATTTATTTCTTAAACTCAAATTAGTACGGTTCTAAAAGGAAGTAAGCATGAAAGAAGAAAACGTAGTCATTATCGGGTCTGGCCCGGCAGGGTATACAGCAGCCATTTACGCAGCCCGCGCCAATCTGAAGCCGGTCATGTTCACTGGTTTTTTCTCAGGACCAGCCGGAGGGCAGCTGATGACGACAACGGAAGTTGAAAACTATCCAGGTTTTCCGGAAGGTGTGATGGGTCCCGAGCTTGTTGACTCGTTTCGCAAGCAGGCCCTGCGTTTCGGTACAGAGATGATTGCCGATGATTGCGTCGAGATCGACCTTACCACCCACCCCTACACCGTTATCGGGAAAAAAGAGAAGCGCAAAGCCAAAGCGATCATAGTCGCCACGGGAGCTTACGCAAAAAGACTGGATATCCCGGGAACGAGAGACGGAGAGCTTTGGCAGAAAGGGGTCACCGCCTGCGCAGTTTGCGATGGGGCCATGCCCATCTTCCGCAACAGGGAACTCTACGTGATTGGCGGAGGGGATTCCGCTGTCGAGG is a window of Estrella lausannensis DNA encoding:
- the gyrA gene encoding DNA topoisomerase (ATP-hydrolyzing) subunit A yields the protein MSYTEHEHIVTRNVEDEVKGSYLRYSMSVIISRALPDARDGLKPSQRRILFAMRQLNLSPNAKFRKCAKISGDTSGDYHPHGEQVIYPTLVRMAQDWVMRYTLIQGQGNFGSVDGDPPAAMRYTEAKLTHAAVQLMDDLDKETVSMVPNYDETKVEPSVFPAKFPNLVCNGSSGIAVGMATNIPPHNLKEVCKAVQLILANPQVTIDEIASVMPGPDFPTGGVICGQRGIREAYHTGRGKIILRGVLNVEKVEDSHDRERIIIEEIPYNVNKSRLIEAIADLINSKQITAISDIRDESDKDGLRIAIDLKRGEIAEVVINQLYKFSDLEITFGCNMLALDKGLPKTMNIKQMLTAWVEHRIDVIKKRTNFELHKAEARAHILEGYLKAIDHLDEVVKVIRASSSRDEAKTALMSQWEFTDRQANAVLDLRLYQLTGLEHDKINTEYQDLLKKIEHLRSVLASDEMVKDIIREEMDELIKQSPADRMTKIVSYESDVEMEDLIADTEVLITISEDDYIKRMPIDTFREQKRGGQGVAGVKLKKEDDAIKSLYTASMHDYLLIFTTHGRCLWLKVWQIPEGSRTAKGKPLINLLADLQENERIATILKTRNFKEEADIIMATEKGVVKRSELSHFSNPRKRGIIALAIDEGDALVAARLIGKSEKAMLFTYHGMAVRFDESKVRPMGRQARGVKGATLKDESDRVIALEVVKGSESILVVCENGFGKRSQVEDFRETNRGSSGVRSIITSERNGNVIAALRVDDNDSIVLMSASGQTVRISMKDVRVMGRNTQGVKLANVKEGDSLVSVQKLQHADEEVIEASEPATTPQ
- the tmk gene encoding dTMP kinase, with translation MKKGYFITLEGGEGSGKTTLVQGLKKWLESQGFEVVSTREPGGTALGEKIREILLSSHKMRIGSLAELFLFLASRAQHLEEIVAPSIKRGAVVLCDRFNDSTVAYQGAARGLGVDQVRSLCSAACRENVPDCTLLLDIDPRVGLERSKATGKLEASPGAHDRIESEALNFHVTVREALLEEAKRDPMRIKVLDASLSKDKLLNDACHQLQKIFSGA
- a CDS encoding ATP-binding protein, which encodes MDDLFSHLIGNQRIKSNLTNALHKGAFGQSLCFQGKEGIGKSLFARAFAKGIFSSDIPGFLARHPTVAYTHPDLVELKPAGKIGQHPIESVRRFCEEVYIAPYEAQHKVFIIHDAERMLPTSANALLKTLEEPPAGVIIILLTESLQSLLPTIRSRLQTLYFESVDKEEISVFLQQSHGLSREEADKISLESFGSVGRALNLHRGERDLSEDLIRFLMKGRKSYVELKQFINELDGRHALKRKEAEEALLKALCETYREGDLSAKQRQEMEKQAEGMSAVESLRESKSILLSLLFFFRDLHVIYHGGQESFLAFRENACKLFDLATAKEPIPIEKVEAAVAESIIALERSTPLAACLENLFLKLKLVRF